AACTATATATTGATTTCTAAAAGTAATGTATGATAAAAAAGACATCTAAATGTACAGTTTAAAATTATATGAGCCAATACTAACAATAAAACTAGTAACCTTTATAATTATGAATTTGTATTCAACTACTCAGTCAACTCCTTTAATAAAAAAATTGCAagtatttaataatttttataaattcataaaaaatTAGTATGGAGTTAATTATGCATGTGTCCCCTAAATAGTAACAAAGacttgattttataaaaaaataaatttttttaaggTCCGTGTTActatttaaatataaaaaattattctATTTATTTTTAAAGTCATCAAGAAACCAAGAAATATACTTTAAAGTTTATTCTAACTAATAATAGCAAAAGGTATAGTAATTAGCTGCTCAATGAATCAGTGACACATTTATTTACAAGCCACCTAACCCTTATTTTCAACCATTTTTGGTTgaatttatttcataaatttgTAAACCCTACTGTCAGTATCCTTTCTTTTTCGTTGTCTCCATTTTCCTTTTGCCTCTTTACAATTTTCTCTCATATCTTTGCCTCCCTCAAACTTCAATTTTGCCAATTTTCATGTCAAGTAAGTTTTGTTTCATAATTATTTTAGATCTTGTTGTGATAATTGTATCAATTTTGTTAGTTATGCCAATATTACATGCTTTTTTGTATAAATTGATGTTGACTATCTTACTTAGATTGAAaaaattattgttattattactTGTTATTAAATATGTTAAAATAATTGAGAAATAATGAGCTATAAATTGATACTATcaattatattaattattgagAAATATATAagttattatttatataaataaataataatttatatatataataattagcTTCTTGGTTTTACTACAATTACTAAATTAAATTACATGCAATATTTTTAGATGTCATCCGATCGAAGATGGATGAATGAGAGGTTCGATGCaagaaataatataaaggagGAATACAAACTTGGTGTACAAAATTTTATTAGAGTTGCTTTAAAAGGGGATGTTGATTCAAAGGGGAGGATAAGATGTCCATGTAAAGAGTGTGGAAATATATGGTATAAGTTACCTGATAATGTAACTTATGATTTGTATCGACACGGCATTATGGAGTCATACACTAGATGGATTTTTCATGGTGAGAAGGATAGCTCCGGTGTTGAAGGCGAGACTTGTAGAGATGATGATATGTATGATGCGCATGACATGCTTAGAGACTTTGCAGATGCACATGAAAATTTTGGGAATGGTGAGGAGGAACCCAATGCAACAGCAAAAAACTTTTATGATATGTTGGATGGTGCTTCTGAACCACTTTATCCAAATTGCTCTAGTTCTACCACTTTATCATTCATGAACAAGTTGTTGTATTTTAAGAACAAACATGGTTGTAGTAATAAGGGGTTTGATGAGTTACTTCAACTTATTGGATCAGTTTTTCCCGAGAACCACAATCTACCCGAGACCTATTATGATGTGAAAAAGATGATAAGTGGATTGAATATGGGATACGAAAAGATTGATGCTTGTGAGAATGATTGCATGTTATTTTACAAGGAAAACAGTAAGAAGACATGTTGTGACATATGTCATACAAATCGATTTAAGGATCGAAAAGATAGTGAGAAGAAGTCGATTCCAAGAAAGATCTTGCGATACTTTCCACTAGTACCGAGACTACAACGTTTATACATGTCTGAGCAAACTGCTAAGTGTATGACGTGGCACCATGACAGAGTTGTAGTTGAAGGTCAATTATCTCATGCAGCAGATGGAGATGAATGGAAAGCCTTTGATGCTAGATTTCCGAGGTTTGTAAAAGAGGCACGGAATATCAGACTTGGCCTTTCTAGTGATGGATTTGACCCATTTCGTGATCCACTAGCAAGGGATTACACTGTATGGCCTGTGGTTATGGTTGTTTATAACCTTCCACCATCTATGTGCATGAAAGCTCCATACATGTTCATGCCTCTCATTATTCCCGGTCCCACTGATCCTACAAAAGACCTACATGTTTATCTCCGTCCGTTAATTGATGAACTGAAGATGTTATGGCATACAGGGGTGGAGACATATGATAGGTCATCACGCACAAATTTTCAGATGAGGGCAGCACTAATGTGGACGATTAGCGACTTTCCAGCACTTGCAATGTTAAGTGGATGGTCAACAAAGGGTAAAttatcatgtcatgtatgtaGTGGAGACGTTAAAGGCTTTCAACTCAAGAATGGTGGTAAAACTTCTTTCTTTGGCACTGCTCGATATTTTTTGGAACCGGGTGATCCTTTGAGGAATAGCACAAAGTTTGGAAAACGAGAGGTACGATCTGTTACAGCTCGACATTCGGGAACAAGGGCAAAGACTACATGTGATCTTATACAGTTTCCTCCTCCGGGAAAGTTAACCAAAAGAAGACCCAGGGATTATGGTGTGGCTCATAATTGGACTCATTATTCTCCATTTTTTGAGCTCCCGTATTGGGAGACACTTAATCTTCGACACAATATTGATGTCATGCACACCGAAAAGAATGTGTTTGAAAACATATTCTACACAATGCTGAATGATAAGAACAAGACAAAAGATAACTTAAAAGCAAGGCATGATTGTGAGGAACTTGGTATTAGGCGTGAGTTGTGGACTCCGGATGGGAAGACAATGCCACCTGCTCCATATGCACTCGTGAGGGAACAAGTTGATAAGTTGTTAGGCTGGATTCTAACACTTAAACTTCCGGATGGGTATGTTTCAAATATATCTAGGTGTGTGAATCTTGAAAAACATACTATTCAGAGGATGAAATCACATGACTGTCATATTTTTATGCAAAAATTGTTGCCCATTGTTTGTCGTGACTTGCTACCAAGACAAGTTGGTGATGCCATTATTGAGTTGTCTAACTTCTTTCAAGATCTGTGCTCATCTACCTTGAGATACTCTCATTTGTTAAAAATGGAGAAAGCTGTAGTGAGGATCATGTCTAAGTTCGAAACCATTTATATTCCTGGTTTCTTTGACCCGATGGAGCATTTGCCGCTACATTTAGCTACTGAGTGTAAGTTGGGTGGTCctgttacatatagatggatgtATCCTTTTGAAAGATTCTTGCATGGATTGAAGATGAAAGTAAGGAACAAAGCATATCCGGAGGGTTCAATGGCTGAACGCTACATCGAAGAGGAGTGTGTGCACTTTTGCTCACTATATTTTGAAtctgaaattgaagcagtgcaTAATCAGCTCCGTCGTTTTGAGGCACCTAAAAAGTGCATTGATCCCAACTTGTTAAGTGTTTACACACATCCCACGAAACCCATTGTAAGAAAAGGACATAGAATCTTGAGTGTGGATGAAGATAGACTTATCAAATACTATGTTCTTATTAATACACCGGAGGTTGAAAAGTGGTTATGTTTCCACGTCATTCACTTTCAGAGCATCTTGGAATGGACGGGGTTGTCAAATATACAAATTCTAAGTCTACTCTAGCTTGCATTCCAGAACGCATTCCAAGCAGTGCATATAATATTATTGGGAAAGTCATGACAGAGGTGACCAACATGGTTGAGGCACTAGAGGAGATAGAGGTGACACGTGCTAGACTTGACAAAGAGGTGCAGAACTTGGCTACTCGTGCTTTTCCAAACAGAGATGATCCTGCTTCTAAAATTTTATGGGAAGAGTATATCCGTATAGCAGCACAAATGGCATCTCCTCTATTTGAGCGTTATAAAAAGACTATTCGAGAGGTAATGATACAAACATAATGCTTTTATATGATATTGTAGCCAAGAACTAGTTTTGCTACAAGGTTAATTAAACATTTGATTTAGCTAAATTATAAGCACTTGCAGAAAGATGAACATGGATATGCTTTCAGTTTGAGTTTGTCATATTTATTCTTTTAGTTGTTGTTGTGTCTTAGAGTTGAAGTGTGATTCTTGCTCATACATGAAATAGTTTGTTAAAATGTTCGCATGTTACTTTAAAATAGTCTAACCTTTAACCAAATTGATCTCAATGTTAACTGGTACCTTCATGATTGAAAAGGTGATAATGTACTTCCATGCGAGAATATGTAATTAGCCTAACACCTTGATGTCATTTTACTTAAATATTAACTCTTTGCATAACCTGCCCCCCCCTAACAACTAGTTTTGCTACTACGTTAAACATTTGATTATTATCTGATACATCGAAATTGTGAGCACTCGTAGAGAGATCGATGAACATGTATGTGTTTGAGTATGCCGTATTTATGCTTTTAGTTGCTGATTTGTCTTAGAGTTGAATAGTGATTTTTGGTGATACGCGAGATAGTTTGTTAAAATGTTGTATGTTGTTTTAAAATTAATCTAACCTTTAATCAAATTGATCTCAATGTTACCTCGTACCTTCAagattataaatataataatttactTCTATCCAAGAACATATAATTAGCCTAGAACCTTAATGTCATTTCATAGCCAAGAACTAGTTTTGCTATTAGGTTAACCATAATGTTGTTATATGTTTTGTAGCCAAGAATTAGTGCTCATAGTTTTATATGATTTTGATATCTCCCTCgcttttatatgatttttactaGTTAAATAATTGTGCATTATTTTTGTAACCTGGTTGAGTCTCACTGCTAATTTACCGGAACCAAGTTAATTAGAAGTTGTATTAACAAAATGCAATTCTGGTGTTCAAGTGATAAAGTCTGCATATTATTGTGTACAAAGTTAGTATTATTAAATTTGGAAGTTTTTGAATACATATTTGTGTAATTTCTGTAGTTGtaaaaaatagaaaatataataaaaagaaaTAGAGGAGTTATTTAGGAAGGTTGTTAACAATATTTTCGCCTCAGTGTTAGAACAGATTTTCACTCCAGTGAGCAAAATCTGAGACACttggatttttaattttattcagTGAGCTCTAGCTCTTGCAGGTCTAGCTCTTGcaggagatatacatatatcaATTCTTTATATCATTTTTTCTTGTGGTTGTTTTAATAATTTTGTTGTATTGtacatttttattattttttgacTACTGCTGCTTTAAACTACAAGCTAAATTCATTTAACCTGTATTATTTAGATACATATAAGTAGTTAACTATTTTGATGAATATGAGCAAAAGCTGTCTACCTTTATTGTTGGCAACCTAGTCTAAACAGATTGTCTGGTTCTTATTTGCAGAATAATGCATCAGATCATGTGGAGCTGCAGGAAGATGACAATGATATCCATTTAGAGGAGTTGGAGACCCGCTTCCCTGTTTAGGCTGAAGATAATTGTTTGGAATATCTTTGGTCTGAGAACCTTTTAAAACATTTTCTTGTGTTTAAAAAATTTTAGTACTTATTTTAATCTAGACATGGAAGGTATCGAGCTAATCCAACATTATGTATGATTTGGTAATATGTATGGATTTTATTTTGGACCTATTTCTTGATGGTTTTTGTTGCGGTAATAATCATGTCTTATGTATATATTAGAATTGTATAGGCATCAACTGCAAAAAAATTATATGATGTAGTATATGGTTAAGCAACTTCAACATGATCTAGTTGAATTTAACACACGGGGCCTAAAAATTATCAATTACATTTGGTTGTTTTTGGGAGGACTAAAACCAACAAGATTTGGTTGAATATAATATACAGACACATGGTAAGATAATATAATCCACGAAAAGTGGttgattttaaaaaattaaaattcaacgATTTTCGGTTGATTTTACCATCATTGGCGGGAAATTTTTTTCAGGGTGAAATTTAAATTTTGAAGTTCAATTTTTTTGAAATCACTAAATTTATTTTCAACTAGAGATGGTTGAAATAAGTCTCACTAAAATCAACGGGAAACGGTTGAATATAAACTTAAATTCAACCGGATTGCTAATTTTAACGGCCTTAAGTTCAACGGGAAGGTTCCGGTTgaatttatattaaaatcaacCACTTCCGGTTGAAATTATTCTAAATTCAACCGGATTTTTCCGGTTGCTTTTACCCGCTTTTACTGTAGTGAACATACCCCTTTGCAACTAGTCGAGCTTTATGCTTGACTATGTTTCCTTTTACATCTCTCTTGAGCTTGTAAACCCATTTCAGACCTATCACTTTACGTTCAGGTGGCAATGCGGTAAGTTTCCAAGTTCTATTTTGTTCTATTGACTCCATTTCTGATTTCATGGCCTGTTTCCAAGATGGATCCTTTTCTGCAATTTTGAAGGAGTTTGGCTCGTCTATACCTATCAACATTAACTCATCTTCAATTTATATTTCTTCTGTTTCATTGTAAATGTCAATAAGAGGCCTGAACCTTTTGGGCGTGGTACTGTCACGGTATATATCAGCGTCTACACTTTCACTTCTTGTTTGTGACATGGGAGTTGACATCTCTAAATCATTCATATCGCCTTCATAAAAAAATTGTTCGCCTGTCTCCGTAGAGATAGTGTGAAACACAACAAATGTGTCCAACTGATTTGTCACATTTCCTTCCTCTACATCCCAGTTCCAGCAATTTGTTTCATCGAATACAACATCTTTGCTAACATACAATTGCTTGTTATTGGGAATCTATAGTCTATATCCTTTAGTTCCAGATTCCTTGCCTAAATTAATCACCTCAATGCTTCGATCATCCAACTTTTTCACTTGATCTTCTGGGGTCTTCATATGAGCTACACATCCGAAGACTCTTACATGTCCAATGTCAGGCTTTAATCTTGTCCAAGCTTCAAATGATGTATGGTCTGTAGAGATCTTGTAGGCAACCTATTAAGAATATACACCGAGTGATGTATAGCCTCTGCCCACAACATATATGGGAGTTTCATTTGTTTTAAGTAGCTTCTTGTCATCTCAACAACTGTCATATTCCCCCATTCAACCACGCCATTTTGTTGGGGCGTGTACGGAGTCGTAAGATGTCTTgtgattccattttcctcacaataaGACCTTAACTCATTTGACGTAAATCCTTCTCCTCGGACTATCCTGAAAATCTTTATCCTTTCATTTCGACCATTGTCAACCAATGCACGAAATTTCTTGAATACTCCAAATGCTTCATATTTACTGTTAAGCATATAAACCCACATAACTCTAGTAAAATCGGCTACCAGtaagaagaaataatgattacCTACTTGAGTAGTTGGTGAAATAGGTCCACAGATGTCCCCGTGGATTAACTCTAGTTTTTTGCTGCAATGAATCTGGCTCGAGTTGGGACTGATTTATTCGTTTGTTTTGCCATCAAGCACCCACTGCAAACCCCTTTTGGATGATTAAATTTTGGCATACCAGTCACCATACCTTTCTTCATCATCAGGTCAAGAGCTTGAAAATTTACTTGCCCCAATCTCGAGTGCCACAACCATGCATCTTCTTCAATCTTGGACAACAGACACACAGGTTTACCAATTTTAATAAAGAGTTTGTATAACCTATTCGAGGATCGCTTGACTTTCATGAGCAGCTTCCCTTCATTATCATATATCCATAACATCTCTACATTTATCACGACCTTATTACCCTCCTCTGAGATTTACCCAAGGCTTATGATGTTATTGCACAAGTTGGGAATGTAGTATACATCCTTAAGCAGACGTTCTTCTCCATTTTTGCACTGGAGAGTTATCGACCCTTTACCCTCAATGTTTACAGTGGAGCCATCGCCAAAACGAACCCTTCCAGTCACCTGCTCATCAAGATAACAGAAATTTCATTTTTGTCCTGTCATGAGTCTTGGCATCATCTTTCCTCCATCTATCAAAACTTCACCACCTTTTGTCGTATAATTCTGCACCATCAACAACGCTGGTTCATCAGCATCCACTTGAGAGATGTTCACCTCCTGCCTTTGTTCCTTTCCCTCTCGATTCTTTCTACACTCTGCGGCGAAATGACCATACCCTCCACAACTGAAGCATTTTACT
This region of Apium graveolens cultivar Ventura unplaced genomic scaffold, ASM990537v1 ctg739, whole genome shotgun sequence genomic DNA includes:
- the LOC141704071 gene encoding uncharacterized protein LOC141704071 codes for the protein MSSDRRWMNERFDARNNIKEEYKLGVQNFIRVALKGDVDSKGRIRCPCKECGNIWYKLPDNVTYDLYRHGIMESYTRWIFHGEKDSSGVEGETCRDDDMYDAHDMLRDFADAHENFGNGEEEPNATAKNFYDMLDGASEPLYPNCSSSTTLSFMNKLLYFKNKHGCSNKGFDELLQLIGSVFPENHNLPETYYDVKKMISGLNMGYEKIDACENDCMLFYKENSKKTCCDICHTNRFKDRKDSEKKSIPRKILRYFPLVPRLQRLYMSEQTAKCMTWHHDRVVVEGQLSHAADGDEWKAFDARFPRFVKEARNIRLGLSSDGFDPFRDPLARDYTVWPVVMVVYNLPPSMCMKAPYMFMPLIIPGPTDPTKDLHVYLRPLIDELKMLWHTGVETYDRSSRTNFQMRAALMWTISDFPALAMLSGWSTKGKLSCHVCSGDVKGFQLKNGGKTSFFGTARYFLEPGDPLRNSTKFGKREVRSVTARHSGTRAKTTCDLIQFPPPGKLTKRRPRDYGVAHNWTHYSPFFELPYWETLNLRHNIDVMHTEKNVFENIFYTMLNDKNKTKDNLKARHDCEELGIRRELWTPDGKTMPPAPYALVREQVDKLLGWILTLKLPDGYVSNISRCVNLEKHTIQRMKSHDCHIFMQKLLPIVCRDLLPRQVGDAIIELSNFFQDLCSSTLRYSHLLKMEKAVVRIMSKFETIYIPGFFDPMEHLPLHLATECKLGGPVTYRWMYPFERFLHGLKMKVRNKAYPEGSMAERYIEEECVHFCSLYFESEIEAVHNQLRRFEAPKKCIDPNLLKHLGMDGVVKYTNSKSTLACIPERIPSSAYNIIGKVMTEVTNMVEALEEIEVTRARLDKEVQNLATRAFPNRDDPASKILWEEYIRIAAQMASPLFERYKKTIRENNASDHVELQEDDNDIHLEELETRFPV